The following is a genomic window from Pseudomonadales bacterium.
AGTCGAACACGCCGTTGCGGGTGGCTGCATGCAGATAGCCTGATTGGGTTGCGTCACAGTCGATGCCATGCCTGCGCGCAAGATCGAAGGTGATCGTGTGGTGCTCACGGAACAATTCGAGAAACGCCTTGCCCTTGTCCGCAAACCGCTCGAACACGGAACGATCCTTCAGCGTCGGCAGCACATGGCCCGCGTTGCGACCAGACGCTCCCCAACCTGGCTGGCGCGCCTCCAGCACCACGACATCGACTCCGGCCTCGGCGAGATGCAGCGCCAGCGAACTCCCCGCCAGCCCTGCACCAACCACGAGTACGGCAGCATCGAGATCGGCGCCCAGCACCGGGTATCCCGGCAGCACACCCGTTGGTGCGGTCCAGCCACTGTCAGCGATCGGTACCGCTCCGGCTTCGTAGGCGTCGACTCCGCCCCCCCCGGAAGGCGCCGTGCCGCTCGCTGCATCACGCTCACCGGAATCACAGCCCCCGATCAGCGAAGCGGTGACCAGCGCAGCGGAACCCTTGAGACAATCGCGTCTTTTCATCTGGCATGCACTCCACGGTACGGGGAAACGGCTGGATTGGCAGTCTCCGTGAAAAGACCTCGTACAACCAGTACCAAGTGGTACCAGCGGCCCTAGCCGAGCAGCGCCAGGCTCCGATGCACCAGGCGAACCAGTTCGCTGCGATTGCGGATCCCGGTCTTGGCATAGATACGCTTCGAGTAGTTGCGCGCGGCCGCTTCCGCGACCCCGATATGGCGCGCGGCATCGGCAAGCGCACATCCATCGGCGAGCAGCAGCGTCAGCCGTGCTTCCTGCGGCGTGAGGCCGAACAGTCGCTCGACCAGTTCACGCGACGACTGACGATCCGGCTGCAAAGCCTCGAGTCGTTGCGTCGGATCGGTCAGGTAGACGACCACACTCGGGGCATGTGCGCCCCGGAACCACAACGCCTGCATGAGCGGGCGCACCAGCACGCCGAGCGGATGCCCTGCCTTCGCAGCGATTCGCAGCAGTTCGCCCGGTCCCGCAGGACTGCCATCGGCAGCGAGTGCAGCCGCATCGCGCAACGCACGGTCGAGCTTGCGCTGCACTCCGGGATCCGTGCTGCGCAGACGCCCGCGCGTGATCGCCAGACCCGGTTCTGCCGCCAGAATCGCCTGCGCCACCCGGTTCAGGCGCATCACGCGCAGTTCGCCGTCGAGCAGCAATGTACCGAGCGCAAAGTGCTCGATCGTGTCTTCATAGATCGTACATTCGGCCTCGCGCGTCTTCTGTACCGCGTACAGCGCGAGTGTTCGCGCCA
Proteins encoded in this region:
- a CDS encoding helix-turn-helix transcriptional regulator, producing the protein MKAWHRLPPATDELLDLLGALYEGPLEAEPWRGFAERLRVLFEARNVAITLHHPQGLVRDSYVMAQDPADATDWVAVETTYRRDFMHDDPLRLALFAPGTIVQLDSVERSAEFARYVNELGIGSCLRVGFAEPGGMRGWIDIVRAQAHTMPFDGAHVDLLRTLLPHLARTLALYAVQKTREAECTIYEDTIEHFALGTLLLDGELRVMRLNRVAQAILAAEPGLAITRGRLRSTDPGVQRKLDRALRDAAALAADGSPAGPGELLRIAAKAGHPLGVLVRPLMQALWFRGAHAPSVVVYLTDPTQRLEALQPDRQSSRELVERLFGLTPQEARLTLLLADGCALADAARHIGVAEAAARNYSKRIYAKTGIRNRSELVRLVHRSLALLG